The genomic region GTTGCGGGCCGACTCACGGCTCACGGTGCTGGGCGCGCGACCCAATACCGTGGCCATCATCCGCAACGAATGGCCGCGGGCCAGCCCCAGACTCAAGGTTTCACGTTCTTCGGCACTCATGTGTCTATAAGATCTCGTTCGCATGGCAACACCGTAGCCCTTCAGGGCCTGCAGTGTTGCACTTGGAGTTAGAACTCAAGCATTCTATTTCAGCATTTACCAGATTGAGGGGCCGACAAACGCCAGAGCTTTCAAGGTCCAAGATAGTGCGTGGATCAAGGATATGCAGAACGAGGGTGTAATGGGATTCGTTCTGCCCCAGTGCCAGCACTTTGTGATTGCGACGGACCACAAGATCATAGAAGTGCTTGCTACCGACGAACCCGAAATCAAGGCATGCTAGTCGCTCGCAAGTGTGGCTGAGCTGTTCCCTGGTCTGCCTGACCTATAAATGTGAGTCTCTTGGTGTCGATAAGGGAGATCTGTGAAATGAGACTAAAGCAATATATTGCGATGAGAATGAGCTTTGCGCTTGCGGTGTTGATAATGATCTGGCCTTGCCCGGCTTCTGCTGATCAATGGCCGGCTCCGGCTCCACAGCACGGCATAAGCGAGAATGGTCAATATCTCGTCCGGGTTGTTCCAGGTGAGAGTCTGGGCGATACATTGGGTTTTTCAGGGTCGAAGAAGGGGGCCTACGCACGCGGGGAGTTTTATGAGAGGCAGCCGGATAGATCTTATCAGTTGATCGCAGATGTGGCTTTGCTGAATCCTGTAGCTCCGGCAAACATCTTGATTAGCAACCTCGGCTATATGGTGACGTTCGACAATTGGCAGAATGCGGGCTATGGAAAAGTGGTTGCGATCTACAAGTCAAACGGCCAACTGGTTCGTGCGTATGAGCTGGAAGGGCTGTATTCCTCCGAGCAGATTGAGTCGATTCCGCGGAGCCTATCGTCTCGTGGCTGGTTATCTCCTAATTACGGGTTCTTAAAGTCGGGAAATCAGGAGGAAGTATACGCCTACGATTTCTCTGGCGGTTTATGGCTGATCGAGCTTACTACGGGGAGTCGTGAGTACTGTGAGCGTAGCAAGGTTATGTCCTGCCTACGTCAGCACACCAAATAAACTGCGGTGTCTTTTCCCGATGGCTCGTTCTGGCGGTGCTATGACTATTCCATTAGACTGCCTGGGATATGAAGAATGTCTTGTTCATATGCAGCCAGAATAAGCTTCGTAGTCCTACTGCTGAGCAGGTATTTGCTTCGTGGCCAGGGATAGCGGTGGCTTCGGCGGGCCTGAATAACGATGCAGTGAGTCCTGTGACGCCTGAGTTGCTTGAGTGGGCCGATATCATCTTTGTGATGGAAAAAGCGCATCGCAATAGGCTCTCGAATAAATTCCGAGCGTTTATCAAGTCCATAGGCATTATCTGTCTCGATATTCCGGATGAATTTGAGTACATGGATCCAGAGCTTGTAAAGATATTGCGGGAGCGTGTTCCTCGTCATTTGCCGAGCTACAAGTAAGAATCAAGGGGAAAGGGCATCCAATCCTAAGCTCTTATGGATGGCGCGGCTGGGGGGCGTTGCATCACCGTTGACTCTGCTCATTCAAAGAACTCGTGAGGGTTTGTCGTGATTCCACCTGATACGCAGGGATATGCGCTCAAGCGCGGCGAGGGTTGGTCGATCGACTTCTGTGGGACGAAGATGACGGTGAAGGTGCTTGGCGCGCAGGTGGGCGAGTCTTACTCGCGGAACGCGCGCTCTCAAAAGGGCCTCGTCCGACGCGCGCACTCGAAGAGCGCTCAGGCCGCACTAGTGAAGAGAGCGCGAGTTTGGAAGGGCTGGTAGAGTGTTATTTGACTTGTGCTACGGCGAGAAAAGACTCCCGACACCTTTTCTCGCTTTGACATGCGTCTGGGTGGCATTTGTATCTGCGGCGCTTCCTTCTGCCATCAGTTAGAATCGAACGCCCAACGAGAAGAGAGCGAAATTGTACCAGCCGAAGGCGTACCGGTCGTTATCGACTCCCCCTTCGAACACGCGATATCCGGCCGTCATGTACCAGGCATCAGTGAGATCGTAGCGAATCTTCACCGCTGCATCGATGGCCCGCCCCTGCGTGCCCACGAGCCCATCGAAATCCAGCAACGCCGTCCAGCGCGGACCAAAGTCATATTCCATGCTGGCGCTGAGCAGCGGGATGACCCCGACGTTACTGTCGGACGCCGTGACGCCTTGTTGACGTAACTCCACCCGGGTGTCCCGGACGAATGCCGTAGCGCCGATGCGCCAGCGCCAGCGATCCGATTCGTGGAGGAGATAGCGATAGGTCAGCCGGTAGGAATCGAACTTGTACTCGGAATCCACTGCGGCGCCCGGCGTGAAAGAGCCGCCGGCAAAGTTCACCGGCGTGCCGAATGCGCCCGTGCCGGAAAAAGCCAGCGGGGCGTAGACGAACCGGAGTGAATGCCGGTGAGTGATGTTCCACGTCAACTCGACCCGTCGATGCGCTTCGGGGCCGTTCCCCTGGATATCGGTCAGAGCAAAGCGGGTTCCTGCGCTGCTGTCGGGAATCTGAATCTGATTGCGCGATTGCCAGACGGCTCCCGTTTCAAACTCCAATGAGAATCGATGATCGGGGAGGGAGGCTCCTGCGACCGGCGATACGGCGCTCACGGTCATGGCCGCGACGGCTCCGATCAGGACTGTGATGTCCCGCAGGTGGCCATGCAGTTGACGCATTAAAGACCGACAAGCCATGATGCGGCATTATACCGAACAAGTCCCTTATCGTCATTGGCGGAGGGTTTGTCATGAGCATTATGGAAGGCGGAAATGCTGATACGCCGGCGATGTGACGTATTTGGCTGGGTGGTCTGCCTCGTGGCGCTGCTTGCCCTGGCCGGCTGCGCGACGCCCTCGCTTGATATGTCAGGTGGACGGATCGAGCCTGCCGGACCGGATGGGGGAGTGGTGATCGGCTCGGTCCTTGTGCAGGCGGAGCAGGAACCGCCCAACTCCTGGTTCAATCGGCTGTTCGGCCGCAAGGCTGCCGGATTTGTCTATGACTTTGAAATCGTCAAAATCGGCGGACATGATCCCGAAGGGGTACCGCCGTATGCAGATCGGTATGAATTGGATGCGAAGCCAGGGGAGGAGCGGATCTTTGTGGCACGCTTACCGATCGGCACCTATCTCTTCAAGACCTTTCGCCACGAAGGATTGTCGGCCATGGGCGGCGACCTGGGGCTGACCTTTTCAGTCGCTCCAGATGCCACCTGGTATATCGGCCGGCTGTTTCTGGAGGTGCCTCGGCGGGTGACAATGGGAGTTCCCTTCACCTATACAGTGCAAGATGCCCGTGACGCCACACTCGCTGCCGTCCACAAGCAGCATCCTGACGTTGGGCAACAGGCCGTGGACGCACCGATGCAGGCCAGATAAGACCGGGGGTAATTCCTTCTCCGCAACGGCAATGCGGGATGTACGAGTCCCAGGCGAGAGATGCTCAACGTTATGGCTCAGCGATACGACGAACTTTCTGACACGCATATCCAATTCATCGCCAAGCAGAAGATCTTCTTTGTCGGAACCGCGACGGCAGAGAGCCGGGTGAATGTGTCGCCCAAGGGGATGGATTCCTTGCGCGTGCTCAGTTCCCGGCGTGTGGTGTGGCTCAATGTGACCGGGAGCGGGAATGAAACGTCGGCCCATGTGCAGCAGGATCCGCGCATGACGCTGATGTTCT from Nitrospira sp. harbors:
- a CDS encoding low molecular weight protein tyrosine phosphatase family protein, with protein sequence MKNVLFICSQNKLRSPTAEQVFASWPGIAVASAGLNNDAVSPVTPELLEWADIIFVMEKAHRNRLSNKFRAFIKSIGIICLDIPDEFEYMDPELVKILRERVPRHLPSYK